Within Acetonema longum DSM 6540, the genomic segment TTGATAGTTTAATTGTATATGAGTGTTATCTATTTGTCAACATAGGAAGACCCATAGGAGGATGCATTCTTTAAACGTTCAATATGCATGGCAATAAAACCGGTTTCTGCCTCAGGGACGTTTAGCGTCAGTTCTTCTTCCATAAATCGGGAAACTTTTTGCGCCAATTTGTAAGAGTTTTTATACGTCTTCCTGATCGACATGAGGAGATCGTTTCGGATGGGAATGTTTTGGGTGATCCGCTCTGCCGCAAAACGGATGTGGCAGACAAAACGGGCGTAATCGATGGATTTCCGGTCCACTTCAATACACAGTTCATCCTCAATCAGTTCCAGCACTGAATTACAAATATAGGCATTCTTGATAGTGCTGGATAACTTACCGTTGCTGCGCAATGTATGAATATGTAAAGTGATAAAACCGATTTCGCTGTCAGGAATGGACATAGCGACGCTTTTTTCCAACAAGCGCACCGCCTGCCGGGCAATTTCATATTCCTGGCTGTAAAGAGTTTCAATCTCAACAATAAACGGATTTTCAATAGTGTCGTGATGCTGAAGGCGGTAAATGGTAAAGGCAATATGGTCGATTAACCGGATGTGCATTTCTTCGGTGATGGTGCTGGCAATTTTACTGCTGATGAAGCACAAGATCTCCTCGCAGATGCCTACCAGATGGGGGTCAACCGCTGCCAGCAATTGGTTGAATTTGTGACTGGTTTCACTGTTTTCAATGCTAAAAATCTTTTCAAAACTTGTTTCTTCCGGGATGAGGTCCGCGATTTTCCGGCTGAAGCCGATTCCTTTTTTAATCAGAATTTTCTCCGTACCCTGGTGTTTTGCCAATAAAACGTTGTTGTTAAAAATTTTAACCACTTCATAACCGGTTGTTGACAAAAAATCACCCCCCCACCACCAGACAGACTTCTGCATAAAATAAATTACCCTATAAATAAAAAAAATCCTGCAAGGATTAAAACTTTGCC encodes:
- a CDS encoding PRD domain-containing protein, whose protein sequence is MSTTGYEVVKIFNNNVLLAKHQGTEKILIKKGIGFSRKIADLIPEETSFEKIFSIENSETSHKFNQLLAAVDPHLVGICEEILCFISSKIASTITEEMHIRLIDHIAFTIYRLQHHDTIENPFIVEIETLYSQEYEIARQAVRLLEKSVAMSIPDSEIGFITLHIHTLRSNGKLSSTIKNAYICNSVLELIEDELCIEVDRKSIDYARFVCHIRFAAERITQNIPIRNDLLMSIRKTYKNSYKLAQKVSRFMEEELTLNVPEAETGFIAMHIERLKNASSYGSSYVDK